Proteins encoded within one genomic window of Spirulina major PCC 6313:
- a CDS encoding ABC transporter ATP-binding protein encodes MPNSSAIRTDGLTKRFDRHVAVNEVDLDINAGDVYGLIGPNGAGKTTLIRMLAAAEAPTKGEIFIDGDRLQLNHDNPILKQRIGYLPDDFPVYDDLTVWDYLDYFARLYNLRATPRRRRLYEVLELVQLHTKRHSRIATLSRGMKQRLSLARTIIHEPLILFLDEPVSGLDPIARRQFRSSIKTLQAAGMTIVISSHVLSDLAELCTSIGVMELGCLVESASLADLYHRLGHQQLVIATQRDRAALIAAIRDHPQVVRWELESDERALRVDFSGNPDDAAALLRDLVQHGLPISTFTPTQDSLESLFFKLGHQQVS; translated from the coding sequence ATGCCCAACTCTTCTGCTATTCGCACCGATGGACTCACGAAACGCTTTGATCGCCATGTGGCTGTTAATGAAGTAGACCTCGACATCAACGCGGGGGACGTGTACGGGTTGATCGGCCCCAATGGAGCCGGGAAAACGACGCTGATTCGGATGTTGGCGGCGGCCGAAGCCCCGACGAAAGGAGAGATTTTTATTGATGGCGATCGCCTCCAACTCAACCACGATAACCCCATCCTCAAACAACGGATCGGCTACCTCCCCGATGATTTCCCCGTCTACGATGACCTCACCGTCTGGGACTACCTCGACTATTTCGCCCGCCTCTACAACCTCCGCGCCACCCCCCGCCGCCGTCGCCTCTACGAAGTCCTTGAACTCGTCCAACTCCACACCAAACGCCACAGCCGCATCGCCACCCTCTCGCGGGGGATGAAACAACGCCTCAGCCTCGCCCGGACAATCATCCATGAACCGCTGATCCTGTTTCTGGATGAACCCGTGTCCGGCCTTGACCCGATCGCCCGGCGGCAATTCCGTTCGAGTATTAAAACCCTGCAAGCCGCCGGGATGACGATCGTGATTTCTTCCCATGTATTGAGTGATTTGGCCGAACTCTGTACCTCGATTGGGGTGATGGAATTGGGCTGTTTAGTGGAAAGTGCGTCCTTGGCGGATCTGTATCACCGTCTGGGCCATCAGCAGCTTGTGATTGCCACCCAGCGCGATCGCGCCGCCTTGATCGCCGCTATTCGTGACCATCCCCAGGTCGTGCGGTGGGAATTAGAATCGGATGAACGGGCCCTGCGGGTGGACTTTTCCGGCAATCCCGACGATGCGGCGGCACTGCTGCGCGACCTCGTGCAACACGGCCTGCCGATCAGCACCTTTACCCCCACCCAAGACAGCCTCGAAAGTCTCTTTTTCAAACTGGGTCATCAACAGGTGTCCTAA
- a CDS encoding amino acid permease: MTVTSPDEKTGLGTFGGVYTPSILTILGVIMYLRFGWVVGNVGLLGTLLIVTLSTGITFITALSVSAIATDRVIRVGGAYYMISRSLGIETGGAVGIPLYFAQALSVALYTLGFAESLAQTFPFLNQTYVALITTILVAVLALTSASIAIRAQYFIMAAIVLSLISFGFGHAVEPTTVELWNRNGEPFWVVFAVFFPAVTGIMAGVSMSGDLKDPTRSIPLGTLAAVGTGYVIYMGLPLILAFRADSQTLIENPLIMQQMAFWGPAILLGVWGATLSSAIGSILGAPRVLQAIARDGVLPHWLNALGHGSGKEDEPRIGTAVTLGVAVAAVCVGDLNLIAPILTMFFLTTYAILNVAAGIEGFLQSPSFRPAFRVPWLLSMVGALGCLVVMFLINAVATAIAALIVLGIYVWLQQRELMTTWGDVRRGMWMALLREGIFQMGQQEDPKNWRPHALVLSGIPSKRWSLIELADGFTHKRGLITVASILPSGSRDMAQQIEIEDRLQDYLERQGVQALVRLITADNPFDGAKQLVEAYGLGSIMPNTVILGDSEAVERREAYCEMLRAIHLAKRSLIILRENRDRSFGQRQRIDVWWGGLQANGSLMLLLAYLLRSNVNWRDADIYVNLVVPDHDAAKAAHENLDNLLAGLRLGAIPQILIAEGRSFPEILHASSQETDLIFLGMAKPTKQSFTTYYESLQARTIGLPTTLFVLAAPDFAFEEILTESIC, encoded by the coding sequence ATGACCGTAACTTCTCCTGACGAAAAAACCGGCCTCGGTACCTTTGGCGGTGTCTATACTCCCTCGATTTTGACGATTCTGGGGGTGATTATGTACCTCCGGTTTGGTTGGGTGGTGGGGAATGTGGGCCTGCTGGGGACGTTGCTGATCGTGACGCTATCGACGGGGATTACTTTTATTACGGCGCTGTCAGTGAGTGCGATCGCCACCGATCGCGTCATTCGGGTGGGCGGAGCTTACTATATGATTAGCCGCTCGTTGGGGATTGAAACCGGCGGCGCAGTGGGCATTCCCCTCTACTTTGCCCAGGCCCTCTCCGTCGCTCTCTACACCCTCGGTTTTGCCGAAAGCCTCGCCCAAACCTTTCCATTTCTCAATCAAACCTATGTGGCGCTGATCACGACGATTTTAGTGGCGGTTTTGGCCTTAACCTCCGCCAGCATTGCGATTCGGGCCCAATATTTCATCATGGCAGCGATCGTGCTGTCCCTGATTTCCTTTGGGTTTGGCCATGCGGTCGAACCGACGACAGTGGAACTGTGGAATCGGAACGGGGAACCCTTTTGGGTGGTGTTTGCGGTGTTTTTTCCGGCGGTGACGGGGATTATGGCCGGGGTGAGTATGTCGGGGGATTTAAAAGATCCGACGCGCTCGATTCCGTTGGGAACCTTGGCCGCTGTGGGGACGGGCTATGTGATCTATATGGGATTGCCGCTGATTTTGGCCTTTCGCGCCGATAGCCAGACCTTGATTGAGAACCCCTTGATCATGCAGCAGATGGCGTTTTGGGGGCCAGCGATTCTGTTGGGGGTGTGGGGGGCGACGTTGAGTAGTGCGATCGGGAGTATTTTAGGAGCGCCGAGGGTGCTGCAAGCGATCGCCCGCGATGGTGTGTTACCCCATTGGCTCAATGCCCTCGGCCATGGCAGCGGCAAAGAAGACGAACCGCGCATCGGTACAGCGGTGACCCTCGGTGTAGCGGTGGCGGCGGTTTGTGTGGGAGATCTCAACTTGATCGCCCCAATCCTGACGATGTTTTTCCTCACCACCTATGCGATCCTCAACGTGGCGGCGGGCATTGAAGGTTTTTTACAAAGTCCCTCCTTTCGTCCCGCCTTTCGGGTTCCTTGGCTGCTGTCGATGGTGGGGGCCTTGGGGTGTTTGGTGGTGATGTTTTTGATCAATGCGGTGGCAACGGCGATCGCAGCCTTGATCGTGCTAGGGATTTACGTCTGGTTACAACAGCGGGAATTGATGACCACCTGGGGCGATGTGCGGCGGGGGATGTGGATGGCATTGCTGCGGGAAGGGATTTTTCAAATGGGGCAGCAGGAAGACCCGAAAAACTGGCGACCCCATGCCCTCGTCCTGTCAGGCATTCCGAGCAAACGCTGGTCGTTGATTGAACTAGCCGATGGCTTCACCCACAAACGCGGCTTAATCACCGTGGCGAGTATTCTCCCCAGTGGCTCGCGGGATATGGCCCAACAAATTGAAATTGAAGACCGGCTACAGGATTATCTCGAACGCCAGGGTGTGCAGGCCCTTGTTCGTTTGATCACCGCTGATAACCCGTTTGACGGGGCGAAGCAATTGGTGGAAGCCTACGGGTTAGGTTCAATCATGCCCAATACGGTGATTTTAGGTGATAGCGAGGCCGTGGAACGACGGGAGGCCTATTGTGAAATGCTGCGGGCGATTCACTTGGCAAAACGGAGTTTGATTATTTTGCGGGAGAATCGCGATCGCAGCTTTGGGCAACGGCAACGCATTGATGTGTGGTGGGGGGGGCTGCAAGCGAACGGCAGTTTGATGCTCTTGCTGGCCTATCTGCTGCGCAGTAATGTGAATTGGCGTGATGCGGATATTTACGTAAACCTCGTGGTTCCGGATCATGATGCGGCCAAGGCTGCCCATGAAAACCTGGATAATCTCTTGGCGGGTCTGCGATTGGGGGCAATTCCGCAAATCTTGATTGCTGAGGGGCGATCGTTCCCGGAAATTCTCCATGCGTCTTCCCAAGAGACCGATCTGATCTTTCTCGGCATGGCCAAGCCCACCAAACAATCATTCACGACCTATTACGAAAGCCTCCAAGCCCGCACCATCGGCCTCCCTACTACTCTTTTTGTCCTCGCTGCTCCCGATTTTGCCTTTGAGGAAATCCTGACAGAAAGCATATGTTGA
- a CDS encoding glutamine synthetase III, whose product MSGNTVRAQAIHQITNRTPLPSKPPERLEDIWAENVFDLTKMQATLPKVVFKSIKNTIVTGEKLDPSIADTVATAMRDWALARGALYYAHVFYPMTNLTAEKHDGFISVQGDGKVISEFSGKVLVQGEPDGSSFPNGGIRGTFEARGYTAWDVTSPAYVMETDNGATLCIPTVFVSWTGEALDKKVPLLRSIAAMDKAARKVLKLLGCDQVAHVNSSCGAEQEYFLVDANFASQRPDLLLAGRTLFGKPPAKGQEFDDHYFGAIPNRVQVFMQDVEEKMYKLGIPAKTRHNEVAPGQFEIAPFFEAANVASDHQQLTMTILKQTAKKHGFMCLLHEKPFAGINGSGKHVNWSVGNATQGNLLDPGDSPHENAQFLVFCGAVIRGVHKYGPLMRAAIATASNDHRLGANEAPPAIMSVYLGSQLEEVFEQIKTGTVTESKHKGVMDLGIAVVPPLSKDAGDRNRTSPFAFTGNRFEFRAVGSNQSVSGPLVVLNTMLAESLDWIGNRLESELSTGMDLSTAIITVLKDVMEAHGSVIFGGNGYSEEWHKMAVEERGLANLPTTADALPYLRAEFVQDLFAKTGVLTPVELESRFEVYAEQYILSIEVEAKLVIDIAKTRIYPAALDYLSQLSTTMTNLTSLGITLDKGSAEAIATLTNSMMAAVEELSTALAKHDIGSTEEHMQYCATTIRPLMDQVRECADSLEGLVADSFWPLPTYEEMLFIK is encoded by the coding sequence ATGAGCGGAAATACAGTTCGGGCCCAAGCCATCCATCAAATCACCAATCGCACCCCCCTGCCCTCTAAACCCCCAGAACGCCTGGAAGACATTTGGGCTGAGAACGTGTTTGACCTGACTAAAATGCAGGCAACCTTACCGAAGGTGGTGTTTAAATCCATTAAAAACACCATTGTGACGGGAGAAAAGTTAGACCCCTCCATTGCCGACACCGTGGCCACCGCGATGCGGGATTGGGCCTTAGCACGCGGAGCACTCTACTATGCCCACGTTTTCTATCCCATGACCAACTTGACCGCCGAAAAGCACGACGGCTTCATCTCGGTGCAAGGGGACGGCAAAGTCATTTCCGAATTCTCCGGCAAAGTGTTAGTGCAAGGGGAACCCGATGGTTCCTCGTTCCCGAACGGGGGGATTCGCGGCACCTTTGAAGCACGGGGCTATACCGCTTGGGATGTCACCAGTCCGGCCTATGTGATGGAAACGGATAACGGGGCAACGCTCTGCATCCCCACGGTTTTTGTCTCTTGGACGGGGGAAGCCCTCGATAAGAAAGTGCCGCTGCTGCGCTCCATTGCCGCCATGGATAAAGCAGCGCGAAAAGTGTTGAAGCTGTTGGGCTGTGATCAGGTGGCTCATGTCAACTCTAGCTGCGGGGCGGAACAAGAATATTTCCTCGTGGATGCGAATTTTGCCAGCCAACGCCCGGATCTGCTCTTGGCGGGTCGAACCTTATTCGGGAAACCGCCGGCGAAGGGGCAAGAGTTTGATGACCATTACTTTGGAGCGATTCCCAATCGCGTTCAGGTCTTCATGCAGGATGTGGAAGAGAAAATGTATAAGCTGGGGATTCCGGCGAAAACGCGCCATAACGAGGTTGCGCCGGGCCAGTTTGAGATCGCGCCCTTTTTTGAAGCGGCGAACGTGGCGAGCGATCATCAACAACTGACGATGACGATCCTGAAGCAGACGGCGAAAAAGCATGGGTTCATGTGTCTGCTCCATGAAAAACCCTTTGCGGGGATTAACGGCTCTGGGAAGCACGTCAACTGGTCGGTGGGTAATGCTACCCAAGGGAATTTGCTTGATCCGGGCGATTCTCCCCATGAAAATGCGCAGTTTTTGGTGTTCTGTGGGGCGGTGATCCGTGGGGTGCATAAGTACGGGCCGCTGATGCGGGCGGCGATCGCAACGGCTAGCAATGACCACCGCTTAGGGGCGAATGAAGCTCCCCCGGCGATCATGTCCGTTTATCTCGGCTCCCAACTCGAAGAGGTGTTTGAGCAAATCAAAACCGGAACGGTGACGGAATCGAAGCATAAAGGGGTGATGGATCTGGGGATTGCCGTCGTGCCTCCCTTGAGTAAGGATGCGGGCGATCGCAACCGCACCTCCCCCTTCGCCTTCACCGGCAACCGCTTTGAATTCCGCGCCGTCGGCTCCAATCAATCCGTGTCCGGCCCCCTCGTCGTCCTCAATACGATGTTGGCCGAATCCTTAGACTGGATCGGGAATCGCCTTGAAAGCGAACTCTCCACCGGCATGGACTTAAGCACGGCCATCATCACCGTCCTCAAAGATGTGATGGAAGCCCATGGCTCTGTGATTTTTGGCGGTAACGGATATTCAGAAGAGTGGCATAAAATGGCCGTCGAAGAGCGGGGCCTCGCCAACCTGCCCACCACCGCCGACGCTCTCCCCTACCTCCGCGCTGAGTTTGTGCAGGATCTGTTTGCTAAAACAGGGGTGCTGACTCCCGTGGAACTGGAAAGCCGCTTTGAGGTCTATGCCGAGCAATACATTCTGTCCATTGAAGTGGAAGCAAAACTGGTGATTGACATAGCCAAAACCCGCATCTACCCGGCGGCGTTGGACTATCTTTCTCAGTTGTCCACAACGATGACGAACTTAACCAGTCTCGGCATCACCCTAGACAAAGGCAGTGCAGAGGCGATCGCCACCCTCACCAACTCCATGATGGCCGCCGTGGAAGAGTTGAGCACCGCTCTCGCCAAGCATGACATCGGCTCCACCGAAGAGCACATGCAATATTGCGCCACCACCATTCGTCCCCTGATGGATCAAGTGCGTGAATGTGCCGATTCCTTAGAAGGACTGGTGGCCGATAGCTTCTGGCCCCTGCCCACCTATGAAGAAATGCTCTTCATCAAATAA
- a CDS encoding FAD-binding domain-containing protein: MGLILLWHRRDLRLSDHLGLQVARQRSRQVVGLFCFDPGILGRDDVAPARVAYLVGCLAALAQRYQAVGSQLLILRESPQTAVVRLAVTLGAAGVVWTEEVEPDGRERDRTLRQALAAANIPVQTVWDHLLCEPGQVLTKAGSPYTVYGPFWKTWRSQPKAEPCPTVTDLQGLTAAEDAIATAAGVVPLPTAAELGFIWENGFPVEPGETAALERLEEFCDRALASYDERRNYPADPGTSQLSAALKFGAIGIRTIWHATQTQYAAARSDEHRTNIQTWQQELAWREFYHHALYFFPELAEGPYRAPFRDFPWQNNREQFQAWCEGRTGYPIVDAAMRQLNQTGWMHNRCRMIVASFLTKDLIIDWRWGEKYFMQTLVDGDLASNNGGWQWSASSGMDPKPLRIFNPSSQAKKFDPDGDYVRQWVEELRSLDPEPLITGQISPLERLACGYPSPIVDHAIQQRTFKHLYKTAKQSSESP, from the coding sequence ATGGGGTTAATTTTATTGTGGCATCGGCGTGATTTGCGGTTGAGTGACCATCTGGGTTTGCAGGTGGCGCGGCAGAGGAGCCGTCAGGTTGTGGGGCTGTTTTGTTTTGATCCGGGGATTTTGGGGCGGGATGATGTGGCTCCGGCGCGGGTGGCGTATTTGGTGGGGTGTTTGGCGGCGTTGGCGCAACGCTATCAGGCGGTGGGGAGTCAGTTGCTGATTTTGCGGGAGTCGCCCCAGACGGCGGTGGTGCGGTTGGCGGTGACGTTGGGGGCGGCGGGGGTGGTGTGGACGGAGGAGGTGGAACCTGATGGGAGGGAGCGCGATCGCACCCTCCGCCAGGCCCTGGCCGCTGCCAATATTCCGGTGCAAACGGTGTGGGATCACCTCCTTTGTGAACCAGGTCAAGTGCTCACCAAGGCGGGCAGCCCCTATACGGTCTATGGCCCGTTTTGGAAAACTTGGCGATCGCAGCCCAAGGCCGAACCCTGCCCGACAGTGACGGATCTCCAGGGACTCACGGCGGCCGAGGATGCGATCGCCACCGCTGCCGGAGTCGTTCCCCTGCCCACCGCTGCTGAATTAGGGTTTATCTGGGAGAACGGTTTTCCCGTGGAACCGGGGGAAACAGCGGCCCTGGAGCGGTTGGAGGAATTTTGCGATCGCGCCCTGGCCAGCTACGACGAACGCCGCAACTATCCCGCCGATCCCGGTACATCCCAACTCAGCGCCGCCCTCAAATTCGGCGCGATCGGCATTCGCACCATCTGGCACGCTACCCAAACGCAGTACGCTGCCGCCCGCTCCGACGAACACCGTACCAACATCCAAACCTGGCAACAGGAACTTGCCTGGCGGGAATTCTATCACCACGCCCTTTACTTCTTCCCCGAACTCGCCGAAGGGCCCTATCGCGCCCCATTTCGCGATTTTCCCTGGCAAAATAACCGCGAGCAGTTTCAAGCCTGGTGTGAGGGGCGAACCGGCTATCCGATTGTGGATGCAGCGATGCGACAGTTAAATCAAACCGGCTGGATGCACAACCGCTGTCGGATGATTGTCGCCAGTTTTCTCACCAAAGACCTGATCATTGATTGGCGTTGGGGCGAAAAATACTTTATGCAAACCTTAGTGGATGGAGATTTAGCCTCCAATAACGGCGGGTGGCAGTGGAGCGCATCCAGTGGGATGGACCCGAAACCGTTACGGATTTTCAACCCCAGCAGTCAAGCGAAAAAGTTCGATCCCGACGGGGACTATGTGCGGCAATGGGTGGAGGAGTTGCGATCGCTCGATCCCGAACCCCTAATCACAGGTCAGATCTCGCCCTTAGAACGCCTCGCCTGTGGCTATCCATCACCCATCGTGGATCATGCCATTCAGCAACGCACCTTCAAACACCTGTATAAAACGGCCAAACAATCCAGCGAATCCCCTTAA
- the metK gene encoding methionine adenosyltransferase — protein MARRYLFTSESVTEGHPDKICDQISDTILDALLTQDERSRVAAEVVVNTGLVLITGEISSQANVNYIDLARQKIAEIGYTDANNGFSANSCSVLIALDEQSPDIAQGVTSAQEQRDELSEDELDAIGAGDQGLMFGYACNETPELMPMPISLAHRISRQLTAVRKSGQLPYLGPDGKTQVSVTYEDGKPVGIDTILISTQHTETIGELTDNDAIQAKIRADLIESVIQPVFADIAVKPTEETRYLVNPTGKFVIGGPQGDSGLTGRKIIVDTYGGYSRHGGGAFSGKDPTKVDRSAAYACRYVAKNIVAAGLAEKCEVQVSYAIGVARPVSILVETFGTGKVDEDILLDLVKRHFELRPAGIIQTFNLRQLPAQRGGRFYQDVAAYGHLGRTDLDLPWEKTDKAALLKSEALAVQA, from the coding sequence TTGGCTCGTCGTTATTTATTTACTTCAGAATCTGTCACCGAAGGGCATCCCGACAAAATCTGTGATCAAATCTCTGACACGATTTTAGATGCCCTCTTGACCCAAGATGAACGCAGCCGCGTGGCTGCCGAAGTGGTCGTCAATACCGGACTTGTCTTGATCACAGGGGAAATCTCATCCCAAGCGAATGTCAACTACATTGACCTCGCTCGCCAGAAAATCGCAGAAATTGGCTACACCGATGCCAACAACGGCTTCTCCGCCAATAGCTGCTCTGTGCTAATCGCCCTTGATGAACAGTCCCCCGACATTGCCCAAGGCGTGACCTCCGCCCAAGAACAACGGGACGAACTCAGCGAAGACGAACTTGATGCGATCGGAGCCGGTGATCAGGGGTTGATGTTTGGCTATGCCTGCAACGAAACCCCCGAACTGATGCCGATGCCGATTAGCCTCGCGCACCGGATTTCCCGTCAACTCACCGCTGTCCGTAAAAGTGGTCAACTGCCCTACCTCGGCCCCGACGGCAAAACCCAAGTCAGTGTCACCTACGAAGATGGCAAGCCCGTTGGGATTGACACAATTTTAATCTCGACACAGCACACCGAAACCATCGGTGAGTTAACCGATAACGATGCCATTCAAGCCAAAATCAGAGCCGACTTGATTGAAAGCGTCATCCAACCCGTGTTTGCGGATATTGCCGTTAAACCCACGGAAGAAACCCGCTATCTCGTCAATCCCACGGGCAAGTTTGTCATTGGGGGCCCCCAAGGGGATTCCGGCCTCACTGGGCGCAAAATTATCGTCGATACCTACGGCGGCTATTCCCGTCATGGCGGCGGGGCGTTTTCCGGCAAAGACCCGACCAAGGTGGACCGCTCGGCGGCCTATGCCTGTCGTTATGTGGCGAAAAATATCGTCGCGGCGGGTTTGGCGGAAAAATGTGAAGTTCAAGTGAGTTATGCGATCGGGGTGGCGCGGCCCGTGAGTATCTTAGTAGAAACGTTTGGGACGGGGAAAGTGGATGAGGATATTCTGTTGGACTTGGTGAAACGCCATTTTGAACTGCGTCCGGCGGGAATTATCCAAACCTTTAACCTGCGACAACTACCGGCCCAACGGGGCGGACGGTTCTATCAAGATGTGGCGGCCTATGGTCATTTGGGGCGGACGGATCTTGATCTGCCCTGGGAAAAAACCGATAAGGCGGCTCTTTTGAAGTCAGAAGCCTTGGCGGTGCAGGCGTAG
- a CDS encoding Fe(3+) ABC transporter substrate-binding protein: MKFCSRSSVAVALSAIAMGAIAACSPTTSQDTTNSTDAADSGDSTEAVVNLYSSRHYDSDDELYAAFTEETGIEVNLIEGKEEELIERIKSEGDNSPADVLMTVDVGNLWRAQEAGILQPIESEALTTAIPTNFRDDANEWFALTKRARVIIYNPDEVDPSELSTYEALAAPEWAGRVCIRSSSNIYNQSLVAAKIAELGEDKTLAWIEGVVANFAREPEGNDTAQIQAVASGVCDVAIANTYYVGRLMRSEDPADQDVVSNIAVFFPNQESGGAHVNISGAGVAVNAPNKENAIAFLEFLVTPEAQQLFADGNNEYPVVESVTANEVVRNLGDFKASDLNVEQYGELNPKAVQLMDKAGWK; this comes from the coding sequence ATGAAATTCTGTTCTCGTTCGTCCGTTGCGGTTGCCTTATCAGCCATTGCTATGGGGGCGATCGCCGCCTGCTCCCCCACCACCAGCCAAGACACCACCAATTCAACGGATGCCGCCGACTCCGGCGACAGCACTGAAGCCGTTGTTAACCTCTACTCCTCGCGCCACTACGACAGCGATGACGAACTCTATGCCGCCTTTACCGAAGAAACCGGCATCGAAGTGAATCTGATCGAAGGCAAAGAAGAAGAACTCATTGAACGGATCAAAAGTGAAGGGGACAACAGCCCCGCCGATGTGCTGATGACCGTGGATGTGGGCAACCTCTGGCGGGCCCAAGAAGCCGGGATTCTCCAGCCCATCGAATCCGAAGCCCTCACCACTGCCATTCCCACCAACTTCCGCGATGATGCCAACGAATGGTTTGCCCTCACCAAACGGGCACGGGTGATCATCTACAACCCTGACGAGGTTGATCCCTCGGAACTGTCCACCTATGAAGCCCTCGCCGCACCGGAATGGGCGGGCCGGGTCTGTATTCGCAGTTCAAGCAATATCTACAATCAATCCTTAGTAGCCGCTAAAATTGCCGAACTCGGAGAAGACAAAACCCTGGCATGGATTGAAGGCGTGGTGGCGAATTTTGCCCGTGAACCGGAAGGCAACGACACCGCCCAAATTCAAGCCGTAGCATCGGGGGTCTGTGATGTGGCGATCGCCAACACCTACTATGTGGGCCGTTTGATGCGATCTGAAGACCCCGCCGATCAAGACGTGGTGAGCAATATCGCTGTTTTCTTCCCCAACCAAGAGAGCGGCGGGGCCCATGTCAATATCAGCGGCGCAGGGGTGGCGGTGAACGCGCCGAACAAAGAGAATGCGATCGCCTTCCTTGAATTCCTCGTCACCCCCGAAGCCCAACAACTCTTCGCCGACGGCAACAATGAATATCCCGTCGTTGAATCCGTCACCGCCAACGAAGTCGTTCGCAACCTCGGCGACTTCAAAGCCTCCGACCTCAACGTCGAACAATACGGCGAACTCAACCCCAAAGCCGTCCAACTCATGGACAAAGCCGGCTGGAAATAG
- the dprA gene encoding DNA-processing protein DprA: protein MAQEQERMYWLAWSRVRGVGPLLVQRLQTEFGSLGEAWRAQSAALQAVQGVGPKLLESITTARAQLEPEQLLEDCDRAQVKFWTPADPDYPYLLQEIPNLPPVLYYRGQVNRLENQGRKPAIAIVGTRNITDYGHRWTARISRALTCRGFTIVSGLALGVDAVAHEACLNAGGRTIAVLGTGIDVIYPRQNTALYHRIAEQGLILSDYPPGTRPEAHNFPPRNRIIAGLSRAVLVMEAAQRSGALITARYAIEYNRDVYTLPGSLDNPQALGCLELVNTGAQLILGERALLDQLGDIPPLDSPQDHQLTLDFSPPDSPPVVAPRPTLPPDLSPNCYRAFEVIGTEPTSLDRIMEQSGLTASEALVALSLLEMLELITGLPGQQYRQR from the coding sequence ATGGCGCAAGAACAGGAACGGATGTATTGGCTGGCGTGGTCACGGGTGCGGGGAGTCGGGCCGCTGCTGGTGCAACGCCTGCAAACGGAGTTTGGCTCGTTGGGGGAGGCGTGGCGGGCCCAAAGTGCGGCATTGCAAGCCGTGCAGGGGGTTGGACCCAAGCTCTTGGAGAGTATCACCACGGCGCGGGCCCAGCTTGAACCGGAACAACTGCTGGAAGACTGCGATCGCGCCCAGGTGAAGTTTTGGACACCCGCCGATCCAGATTACCCCTACCTATTGCAAGAGATTCCGAATTTACCCCCGGTCTTATATTATCGTGGTCAGGTGAATAGGCTCGAAAATCAGGGCCGCAAACCCGCGATCGCGATCGTCGGCACCCGCAACATCACCGACTACGGCCACCGCTGGACAGCCCGGATCAGCCGCGCCCTCACCTGCCGAGGCTTTACCATCGTGTCGGGTCTCGCGCTGGGGGTGGATGCGGTGGCCCATGAAGCCTGTCTCAACGCTGGCGGTCGAACGATCGCCGTCCTCGGCACGGGCATTGATGTGATCTATCCCCGTCAAAACACCGCCCTCTACCATCGCATCGCTGAACAGGGGTTAATCCTCAGCGACTATCCCCCCGGCACGCGCCCCGAAGCCCATAATTTCCCGCCCCGCAATCGAATCATTGCCGGGTTGAGTCGGGCGGTGTTGGTGATGGAAGCCGCCCAGCGATCGGGGGCATTGATTACGGCGCGGTATGCGATCGAATACAATCGAGATGTCTACACCCTGCCCGGTTCCCTAGACAATCCCCAAGCCCTCGGCTGTTTGGAATTGGTGAACACCGGGGCGCAGTTGATTTTAGGGGAACGAGCGTTGTTAGATCAGTTGGGTGATATTCCGCCGCTGGATTCTCCTCAAGATCATCAACTAACGCTGGATTTCTCCCCGCCTGACTCGCCCCCCGTCGTGGCCCCTCGCCCGACGCTGCCGCCGGATTTATCCCCCAACTGTTACCGAGCCTTTGAGGTGATTGGCACAGAACCGACCTCCCTCGATCGGATTATGGAACAGAGTGGGTTAACGGCGAGTGAGGCCCTGGTGGCGCTGAGTCTGTTGGAAATGTTGGAACTGATTACGGGCTTACCGGGGCAGCAATACCGCCAGCGGTGA